One genomic region from Candidatus Neomarinimicrobiota bacterium encodes:
- a CDS encoding HEAT repeat domain-containing protein, with product MAPNRFENPDDYIALLAKIVKKMVDRFVSPVDLDELSDNIIQANIFPFDSNSPISKSNLRVYVGNAIFELLTDSSRSYVLIGSNSVLGLITKDIGTLEKKINKPLSHSMISDILNDADHDLRILTIRLSQEDNNLDDEIKDSVLAKGLEDSDVRVRCASLILVPDRPGEAVEAAVIDLLSDSLLQEEVLSCIKFDRILAAYPIIGEMSLSADEDICRMGVHYLAHIDSYEAVPHMIKYLDQMGGSEIYEENYEIIKNNCLDTARGVERMPTHVKDALVEYCVSEDLVIQTLALRCLASRWVTADIPTIEAINCDKNPLAVELKLRALYKKKAPKSIDLAKKYLNSEHSGIRTAAMEVLGDIGGKAELKLLREIAVDTERHDTPTAMEAFHKIKERLEKKK from the coding sequence ATGGCACCCAACCGATTTGAAAATCCGGATGACTATATCGCTCTGCTCGCAAAAATAGTCAAAAAGATGGTCGATAGATTTGTATCACCGGTTGATCTTGATGAACTTTCGGATAATATTATTCAGGCCAATATCTTTCCCTTTGATTCGAACTCCCCAATATCTAAATCCAATTTGAGAGTGTATGTCGGCAATGCAATATTCGAACTGCTAACTGATTCCTCTAGGTCCTACGTATTGATTGGAAGCAATTCTGTGCTAGGTTTGATTACAAAAGATATTGGGACACTAGAGAAGAAAATTAATAAACCACTTTCTCATTCAATGATATCTGATATTCTCAATGACGCTGACCATGATCTTCGTATACTCACAATTCGGTTATCACAAGAGGATAATAATCTCGACGATGAAATCAAAGACAGTGTGCTAGCAAAGGGTTTAGAGGATTCAGATGTTAGAGTAAGATGCGCAAGTCTCATATTAGTTCCTGATCGTCCTGGCGAAGCAGTCGAAGCGGCTGTAATTGATCTCTTAAGTGATTCACTACTCCAAGAAGAGGTGCTTAGTTGCATAAAATTTGATAGGATCTTAGCCGCTTATCCTATAATCGGGGAAATGTCATTATCTGCTGATGAAGATATATGCCGGATGGGCGTGCATTACCTAGCGCATATTGATTCATATGAGGCAGTTCCACACATGATTAAGTATTTGGATCAGATGGGCGGCTCTGAGATTTACGAAGAAAATTATGAGATCATTAAAAATAATTGTCTGGATACTGCTAGAGGAGTTGAACGTATGCCGACTCACGTGAAGGATGCCCTAGTCGAATATTGTGTATCGGAGGATCTGGTTATTCAAACTCTAGCGCTTAGATGCCTGGCCTCCAGGTGGGTAACGGCAGATATTCCAACAATTGAAGCAATAAACTGTGACAAAAATCCCCTCGCCGTAGAACTCAAACTTCGAGCGTTGTATAAGAAAAAAGCCCCGAAGAGTATTGATCTTGCAAAAAAGTACCTGAACAGCGAGCACTCAGGTATACGGACCGCTGCTATGGAGGTTCTAGGAGATATTGGAGGCAAGGCAGAGTTGAAACTACTTCGTGAGATAGCGGTGGATACCGAGAGACATGATACACCTACAGCGATGGAGGCTTTTCATAAAATAAAAGAACGCTTGGAGAAAAAGAAGTGA
- a CDS encoding recombinase zinc beta ribbon domain-containing protein: MTSSFGYKRDKKGNRRKYYYYRCSKQLKFGRSECSNGQINASQLEAFIFDWIRAFPQNPDFKKITVSKAMQANHKRLGNLKKDRRSIEGNLTRLNSGRTNLLQSLKDASESSPSRDFIFGEIDNMTTDIAEVEDKLEHIASEITSLEVLTIDPEVLSKLYSEIIPKITAASSQNAARYLQLTIKEVVVNKPRTENKSVEGSIIIKPWNLDPEVFGLTVLKKSSKTYPGMLGRVESNHQSSG; encoded by the coding sequence ATGACTTCGAGTTTTGGATATAAGCGAGATAAGAAGGGTAACCGCCGTAAATATTATTACTATAGATGCAGCAAGCAACTCAAGTTTGGCAGATCCGAATGCTCAAACGGTCAGATCAATGCTAGCCAACTGGAGGCCTTTATTTTTGATTGGATTCGGGCTTTCCCCCAAAATCCTGATTTCAAGAAAATCACCGTCTCGAAAGCCATGCAGGCCAACCATAAAAGACTGGGAAATTTGAAGAAAGACAGACGGTCGATAGAGGGGAATCTTACAAGGCTCAATAGCGGGAGAACAAATTTGCTTCAGTCGTTGAAAGATGCCAGTGAAAGCTCCCCTAGTCGTGATTTCATCTTCGGAGAAATTGATAACATGACAACGGATATCGCTGAAGTTGAAGATAAACTCGAGCATATCGCCAGTGAGATAACTTCTCTGGAGGTCTTGACCATCGATCCTGAGGTCCTTAGCAAGTTGTATTCAGAAATCATCCCGAAGATCACGGCGGCATCTTCACAAAACGCTGCACGCTACCTTCAATTAACAATTAAAGAGGTTGTGGTTAACAAGCCTCGCACAGAGAATAAATCGGTTGAAGGTTCAATAATCATAAAACCTTGGAATCTCGATCCCGAGGTGTTTGGGCTGACGGTTTTGAAGAAAAGTTCGAAAACTTACCCTGGTATGCTGGGCCGGGTGGAGTCGAACCACCAATCGTCCGGTTAA